One genomic region from Campylobacter sp. RM5004 encodes:
- a CDS encoding mannose-1-phosphate guanylyltransferase/mannose-6-phosphate isomerase, producing the protein MTNIILCGGSGTRLWPLSRSLMPKQFLRIFDNKSLFLLTCERNSKLCEKTIVVSNEQQYFLALDEISQTNEIYKNISYLLEPLAKNTAPAIALACMGLSAEEVVLVTPSDHLIKDLLTYEKVVKKANELANEGFLVTFGIKPTHAETGYGYIKSSDNLNVDGFYEKPDIKTAQKYLSGGGYFWNSGMFMFKAGIFLEELKKHSNDIYEMSLKAYQNSNKNNNTTRIKLDDMTQIPENSIDYAVMEKSNLIKVVPADINWSDLGSFEALSNEMKSVEHKVVNSNNNFVYSDKLVSLVGVDDLIVVDTKDALLISKKGESHNVKQIVSELKDDEVSKAHTTAYRPWGSYSVLEVANGYKIKKIVVNVGKRLSLQKHFHRNEHWIVVSGTASVEIDGVKQLVRANESVYIKMGQIHRLSNDGKIPLVLIEAQVGEYTGEDDIVRFEDDYNRI; encoded by the coding sequence ATGACCAATATAATTTTATGTGGTGGGAGTGGGACTAGACTTTGGCCGCTTAGTAGAAGTCTTATGCCTAAACAATTTCTTAGGATTTTTGATAATAAATCTTTGTTTTTACTAACATGTGAGAGAAATTCAAAACTTTGTGAAAAAACCATTGTTGTATCAAATGAACAGCAGTATTTTTTGGCACTTGATGAGATAAGCCAAACAAACGAAATTTATAAAAACATATCGTATTTACTTGAACCACTTGCTAAAAATACGGCTCCTGCGATAGCTCTTGCTTGTATGGGACTTAGCGCTGAAGAAGTGGTTTTGGTAACTCCAAGCGACCATCTTATAAAAGATTTATTAACGTATGAAAAGGTTGTAAAAAAAGCAAATGAGTTAGCTAATGAAGGCTTTTTAGTAACTTTTGGCATAAAACCAACTCACGCTGAAACCGGATATGGATATATAAAATCAAGCGATAATTTAAATGTAGATGGTTTTTACGAAAAACCAGATATAAAAACAGCACAAAAATACTTAAGCGGGGGGGGGTATTTTTGGAATTCTGGAATGTTTATGTTTAAAGCTGGTATATTTTTAGAAGAGCTTAAAAAACATTCAAATGATATTTATGAGATGAGTTTAAAAGCCTATCAAAACTCTAATAAAAACAATAACACTACTAGGATAAAACTTGATGATATGACACAAATCCCTGAAAATAGCATTGATTATGCTGTTATGGAAAAATCAAACCTGATTAAAGTTGTCCCTGCTGATATAAATTGGTCTGATTTGGGTAGCTTTGAGGCTTTAAGTAATGAAATGAAAAGCGTGGAGCATAAAGTCGTAAATTCAAATAATAACTTTGTATATAGCGATAAATTAGTATCTTTAGTAGGTGTTGATGATTTAATAGTAGTTGATACAAAAGATGCTTTATTAATCTCAAAAAAGGGTGAGTCTCACAATGTAAAGCAAATAGTAAGTGAGCTAAAAGATGATGAAGTAAGCAAGGCTCATACTACAGCTTATAGACCTTGGGGTAGTTATAGTGTGCTTGAAGTTGCAAATGGTTATAAGATTAAAAAAATCGTTGTAAATGTAGGTAAGAGACTATCTTTGCAAAAGCATTTTCACAGAAACGAGCACTGGATAGTAGTAAGTGGAACGGCAAGTGTTGAAATAGATGGGGTAAAGCAACTTGTAAGAGCAAATGAGTCTGTGTATATAAAAATGGGGCAAATTCATCGCCTAAGTAATGATGGTAAAATCCCGCTTGTGCTAATTGAAGCTCAAGTTGGCGAATACACAGGCGAAGATGATATAGTAAGATTTGAAGATGATTATAATAGAATTTAA
- a CDS encoding glycosyltransferase family 10: MKVLKMLVADWWGENNEANFYNNLIIKRLQKKYKVVYSNTPDYLLYGPFGDNHKKFNNCVKIFFTLENKVSNFDECDYGIDFDNNIANNERHLKHYHYLSESFYDSTLEKRLEKLKFKNKFCSFLVSARAKNSPRDEFFNFLNAYKKVDSGGGYLNNLGYRVGDRYKNFKKSKLEWLKEYKFNICFENSSSSGYLTEKLFHAFEAGCIPIYWGDPSINEIINPNSYINIQNYADFNEALEKIKEIDSNEEAYLNMLKQPIFLKDIDYHKMYYEKLDEFLDNIFSLNKYKAIKRQIKFFDKIKIMIGMQ, translated from the coding sequence ATGAAAGTATTAAAAATGCTTGTTGCTGACTGGTGGGGTGAAAATAATGAAGCTAATTTTTATAATAATTTAATTATTAAAAGATTGCAAAAAAAATATAAAGTAGTTTATTCTAATACACCTGATTATTTATTGTATGGACCATTTGGGGATAATCATAAGAAATTTAACAATTGTGTTAAGATTTTTTTTACGCTTGAAAATAAGGTTTCAAATTTTGATGAATGTGACTATGGAATTGATTTTGATAATAATATTGCTAACAATGAAAGGCATTTAAAACACTATCATTATTTATCTGAATCATTTTATGATTCAACATTGGAAAAAAGGTTAGAAAAATTAAAATTTAAAAATAAATTTTGCTCTTTTTTGGTTAGCGCAAGGGCTAAAAATTCTCCGAGAGATGAATTTTTTAATTTTTTAAATGCTTATAAAAAAGTTGATAGTGGTGGGGGGTATTTGAATAATTTAGGTTATAGAGTAGGTGATAGATATAAAAATTTTAAAAAATCGAAATTAGAATGGCTAAAAGAATACAAATTCAATATTTGTTTTGAAAATTCATCATCAAGTGGTTATCTCACTGAAAAATTATTTCATGCTTTTGAGGCTGGTTGTATTCCTATATATTGGGGTGATCCAAGTATAAATGAAATAATAAATCCTAATTCCTATATAAACATTCAAAATTATGCAGATTTTAATGAAGCTTTAGAAAAAATAAAAGAAATTGATAGTAATGAAGAAGCTTATTTAAACATGTTAAAACAACCTATTTTTTTAAAAGATATAGATTATCATAAAATGTATTATGAAAAATTAGATGAATTTTTAGATAATATTTTTTCTCTTAATAAATATAAAGCCATAAAAAGACAAATTAAATTTTTTGATAAAATTAAAATAATGATTGGGATGCAATGA
- a CDS encoding helix-turn-helix domain-containing protein: protein MSDKNTQVSIQSINATVSKENDQLTQTVVEQVKAILEQVITASNAKIEISNTREGQATIKGSFDSSDGTERCSFTVEKTLYQNTISKTYSKKLSPQERMDAIEDMHNKGIKQKDIADILMCSQQTVSSDLKKINKQK, encoded by the coding sequence ATGAGTGATAAAAATACTCAAGTTTCAATACAATCTATAAATGCAACAGTATCAAAAGAGAATGACCAACTCACTCAAACAGTAGTAGAGCAAGTTAAAGCAATACTAGAACAAGTAATCACTGCTAGTAATGCTAAAATAGAAATTAGCAATACACGTGAGGGGCAAGCTACCATTAAAGGTAGTTTTGATTCTAGTGATGGTACTGAAAGATGTAGTTTTACGGTGGAAAAAACCCTCTATCAAAATACAATTTCAAAAACTTATTCTAAAAAACTATCGCCGCAAGAACGAATGGATGCGATTGAAGACATGCATAACAAAGGTATAAAGCAAAAAGATATAGCAGATATACTAATGTGTAGTCAACAGACTGTTTCAAGTGATTTAAAAAAAATCAATAAACAAAAATAA
- a CDS encoding GDP-L-fucose synthase — translation MKKTDKIYIAGHNGLVGSAILKHLKNKGYTNFVCFSHDELDLTNQVKVEQMFAKEKPDYVVLAAAKVGGIMANNTYRADFIYENLQIQNNIIHSAYLYGVKKLLFLGSSCIYPKNAKQPIKEEYLLTDELEYTNEPYGVAKIAGLKMCESYNLQYGTNFISVMPTNLYGNNDNFDLEKSHVMPALIRKMHLAKLLSKNKFDEVCKDLGVANINEAREYLAKFGVSDKSVEIWGSGRPLREFLHVDDMAAASVFVLENVDFKDICGNGEIKNTHINVGFGSDISIKDLAYMIKDIVGFGGEIVFSAAKPDGTMKKLMDSSKLNKLGFIPKIRLEEGIKSVYENYKEKF, via the coding sequence ATGAAAAAAACAGATAAAATTTATATAGCAGGACACAATGGGCTTGTTGGCTCTGCTATCTTAAAACATTTAAAAAACAAAGGTTACACAAATTTCGTTTGTTTTAGTCATGATGAGCTAGATTTAACAAATCAAGTAAAAGTAGAGCAAATGTTTGCTAAAGAAAAGCCTGATTATGTAGTTTTAGCAGCTGCAAAAGTTGGTGGTATAATGGCAAACAATACCTATAGGGCTGATTTTATATATGAAAACTTGCAAATTCAAAACAATATAATCCATAGTGCGTATTTGTATGGTGTTAAAAAGCTTTTGTTTTTAGGTTCAAGCTGTATTTATCCAAAAAATGCAAAACAACCCATAAAAGAAGAATATTTGCTAACTGATGAGCTAGAGTATACAAACGAGCCTTACGGGGTAGCAAAAATAGCTGGTCTTAAGATGTGTGAATCTTATAATCTGCAGTATGGCACAAATTTCATCTCTGTAATGCCGACAAACCTTTATGGTAATAATGATAATTTTGATTTAGAAAAATCCCACGTAATGCCAGCGCTTATTCGTAAAATGCACCTTGCAAAACTACTTAGTAAAAATAAATTTGATGAAGTTTGTAAGGATTTGGGCGTGGCTAATATAAATGAGGCTAGAGAATATTTAGCTAAATTTGGTGTGAGTGATAAAAGCGTAGAGATTTGGGGAAGTGGAAGGCCTTTAAGAGAGTTTTTGCATGTTGATGATATGGCAGCTGCAAGTGTTTTTGTGCTTGAAAATGTAGACTTTAAAGATATATGTGGAAATGGCGAGATAAAAAATACCCATATAAATGTTGGTTTTGGAAGTGATATAAGCATAAAAGATTTAGCTTATATGATAAAAGATATCGTGGGTTTTGGTGGAGAGATAGTCTTTAGCGCTGCTAAACCTGATGGCACTATGAAAAAGCTTATGGATAGCTCAAAGTTAAATAAGCTTGGATTTATACCAAAAATAAGACTTGAAGAAGGCATAAAAAGTGTTTATGAAAATTATAAGGAAAAGTTTTGA